Proteins from a genomic interval of Streptomyces sp. NBC_00820:
- a CDS encoding trypsin-like peptidase domain-containing protein, translated as MAGRGAGHAGRTDDGDRTDDGDRTADALEPPVADLVQIRDPAGRPRGVGFLADHHGTLLTSHEAVDGLPRIVLHAPGHRTCVIDARADAGSVVPLPRLGLALVRTEGLEVEPLPLSVRERIDAGTYVRVAAGRWREARVLAATQVTYTATDRSHLLDDALELAIGTAGRDALRPGGGAAGGPVLDARTGAVLGVLGTALRSDRREDGFAVPLRTPAPAGGTTEETAAAKAALSGLLARNETTVPAYGVDLNLAGVLELTATLVGQDGPPSAPDTGIGTAACADPAFVQPVERAQAAKELAVFTQGPRTMLGLVGPPGSGRTTELAALAARRGRGDRPAPTLWLRGADLRPGDASVADAARRALDRAARIVASTRRVAVAGLGDLTPERLARLAVRTGHPLLLVLDGPEEMPPVLAHRLSEWTGGTADWLRGTGAQLVVACREEYWERAGGAFPADLLHSPVEPAGLLTPCVRLADLTPEEARLARARHGIPDGALGDRDARHPLALRLLSEVRSALPDAPAAGPVDRHEVFSAHLDLMCLRVAVRLATENGLRGTAVRRLAARVAGQVHEAARRSLGPGQGSVDRASFEAVFPWGAAPARLGGGTGWASAVLGEGLLVPAGDGYRFAHEELADWIQGVHLDLDEALHALVHRPRTPGEAHPLPVPHHRLGPVVQSLLLHGRQQGTRQLAFRLRELVDALDLDTTSWWAARLLSHTLLQVPDATPYREVLSLLAERVVTWRLGHRPVPPDFAPAFWTALPLAHAERFELLRHLVLADGAPEEGACTDGASVEGSGRRVCAQRGADGRLGGGGGGDGDGDGDGDGGGGAGAGGGTPARAAGPERTGAWHSGGPGEPGGERYLDAAARLLAAEPAAVQPCLTRWFDDERPLPATPHATVATAAQVLLHTHRHGALDDLAEVLVECAHPRADELLAVLAEEEPSAVCRAVHRWAHDERPARRTAAMTFGPRAARHVRSTADRALLRHAAEAVLTRTTGRTPHGGALALLVLDPHTRDRHLTRALRHCADGDPDFPAAALVLALTTHPDPVLDAFRARLLGAPDADETLHTLADVITPALARRIALLVRETVVLRPGSAEHVAAYVGRCLDRGPTARSALLPLVSGLLDAAPVPVRTALATVLGASGTPASHPLRRELLDLLLAREEDPAVLLTVLRTAARDAGAGHGADATSAAAAADVGGGCGPHGGGEDGNGGLGGDTGEGVGRGGDEQRGGQGTGQGTGQDCGQGSGQDRAQDHAQDCGVRGTLRDDEVRGLVHRTGLLLVRTPEGATRFDAGLVDLARHVPGFAARMTRWLADAPDDWAAVVGPSTRRTVENLAGARVPA; from the coding sequence ATGGCGGGACGGGGTGCCGGTCACGCGGGCCGCACCGATGACGGCGACCGCACCGATGACGGCGACCGGACCGCCGACGCCCTGGAGCCCCCTGTCGCGGACCTCGTCCAGATCCGCGACCCGGCCGGCCGCCCCCGCGGCGTCGGCTTCCTCGCCGACCATCACGGCACACTTCTCACCAGCCACGAGGCCGTCGACGGCCTGCCCCGGATCGTGCTGCACGCCCCCGGGCACCGGACCTGCGTGATCGACGCCCGCGCCGACGCGGGATCCGTGGTCCCATTGCCCCGACTCGGCCTCGCCCTGGTCCGCACCGAGGGCCTGGAGGTGGAGCCGCTGCCGCTGAGCGTGCGGGAGCGGATCGACGCCGGTACGTACGTCAGGGTCGCCGCGGGCCGCTGGCGAGAGGCGCGGGTGCTGGCCGCGACCCAGGTCACGTACACCGCCACCGACCGGTCCCATCTCCTCGACGACGCCCTGGAGCTGGCGATCGGCACGGCGGGCCGCGACGCGCTGCGGCCGGGCGGCGGCGCGGCCGGCGGACCCGTGCTCGACGCGCGGACCGGCGCCGTACTGGGCGTCCTCGGCACCGCCCTGCGCTCCGACCGGCGCGAGGACGGCTTCGCGGTGCCGCTGCGCACCCCGGCCCCCGCGGGCGGCACGACGGAAGAGACGGCCGCCGCCAAGGCGGCGCTCTCCGGACTCCTCGCCCGCAACGAGACCACCGTGCCCGCGTACGGCGTCGACCTCAACCTGGCCGGAGTCCTGGAACTGACCGCGACCTTGGTGGGCCAGGACGGTCCGCCGAGCGCCCCGGACACCGGCATCGGCACGGCCGCCTGTGCGGACCCCGCCTTTGTGCAGCCGGTCGAACGAGCGCAGGCGGCAAAGGAGTTGGCCGTCTTCACGCAGGGGCCCCGCACGATGCTCGGCCTCGTCGGGCCCCCGGGCAGCGGCCGTACGACCGAACTCGCGGCCCTCGCCGCCCGCCGCGGCCGGGGCGACCGGCCCGCCCCGACCCTCTGGCTGCGCGGAGCCGACCTGCGGCCGGGCGACGCCTCGGTGGCCGACGCCGCGCGCCGCGCGCTGGACCGTGCCGCCCGGATCGTCGCCTCGACCCGCCGCGTCGCCGTCGCCGGCCTCGGCGACCTCACCCCCGAGCGCCTGGCCCGACTCGCCGTACGGACCGGCCACCCGCTGCTGCTCGTCCTCGACGGTCCCGAGGAGATGCCGCCCGTCCTCGCCCACCGGCTGTCCGAGTGGACCGGGGGAACGGCTGACTGGCTGCGCGGGACCGGGGCGCAACTGGTGGTGGCCTGCCGGGAGGAGTACTGGGAGCGCGCCGGTGGCGCCTTCCCCGCGGACCTCCTGCACTCCCCGGTGGAACCGGCCGGCCTCCTCACGCCCTGCGTACGGCTGGCCGACCTGACCCCCGAGGAGGCCCGCCTGGCCCGCGCCCGCCACGGCATCCCCGACGGCGCCCTCGGTGACCGCGACGCTCGGCACCCGCTCGCCCTGCGCCTCCTCTCCGAGGTCCGCTCGGCCCTCCCGGACGCCCCGGCCGCCGGACCCGTGGACCGGCACGAGGTGTTCTCGGCCCACCTCGACCTCATGTGCCTGCGCGTCGCGGTCCGCCTCGCCACCGAGAACGGCCTGCGCGGCACGGCCGTACGACGGCTCGCCGCCCGGGTGGCCGGACAGGTGCACGAGGCAGCCCGGCGCAGCCTCGGCCCCGGTCAGGGGTCGGTCGACCGGGCCTCCTTCGAGGCCGTGTTCCCCTGGGGGGCCGCCCCGGCCCGGCTCGGCGGCGGCACCGGCTGGGCCTCGGCCGTCCTCGGCGAAGGCCTCCTGGTCCCGGCCGGCGACGGTTACCGCTTCGCGCACGAGGAGCTGGCCGACTGGATCCAGGGCGTGCACCTCGACCTGGACGAAGCCCTGCACGCCCTGGTGCACCGTCCCCGCACCCCGGGCGAGGCCCACCCCCTGCCCGTACCGCACCACCGCCTCGGCCCGGTCGTCCAGTCCCTGCTCCTGCACGGCCGCCAGCAGGGCACTCGCCAACTCGCCTTCCGGCTGCGTGAGTTGGTGGACGCCCTGGACCTGGACACCACCTCGTGGTGGGCCGCCCGCCTGCTCAGCCACACCCTCCTCCAGGTACCGGACGCGACTCCGTACCGCGAGGTGCTGAGTCTTCTGGCCGAGCGCGTCGTCACCTGGCGCCTCGGCCACCGTCCGGTGCCGCCCGACTTCGCGCCCGCCTTCTGGACGGCGCTCCCTCTCGCACACGCCGAGCGCTTCGAACTCCTGCGGCACCTGGTCCTGGCGGACGGGGCGCCGGAGGAGGGGGCCTGTACGGACGGGGCGTCGGTGGAGGGGAGCGGGCGGAGGGTGTGTGCGCAGAGGGGCGCCGACGGACGCCTCGGTGGCGGTGGCGGTGGCGATGGCGATGGCGATGGCGATGGCGATGGCGGTGGCGGTGCCGGTGCCGGTGGGGGCACTCCGGCTCGGGCGGCCGGACCGGAACGTACCGGCGCGTGGCACTCGGGCGGGCCCGGCGAGCCCGGGGGTGAGCGGTACCTCGACGCCGCCGCCCGGCTGCTGGCCGCCGAGCCCGCCGCCGTACAGCCGTGTCTCACGCGCTGGTTCGACGACGAGCGGCCGTTGCCCGCGACCCCGCACGCCACCGTGGCGACCGCCGCGCAGGTGCTGCTGCACACGCACCGGCACGGGGCCCTGGACGACCTGGCCGAGGTGCTCGTGGAGTGTGCCCACCCCAGGGCCGACGAGCTGCTCGCGGTCCTCGCCGAGGAGGAGCCCTCGGCGGTGTGCCGGGCCGTGCACCGCTGGGCGCACGACGAGCGGCCCGCCCGCCGGACGGCGGCGATGACCTTCGGCCCGCGCGCGGCCCGCCACGTCCGCTCGACGGCCGACCGCGCGCTGCTGCGCCACGCGGCCGAGGCGGTGCTCACCCGCACCACCGGCCGGACCCCGCACGGTGGCGCCCTCGCCCTGCTGGTCCTCGACCCGCACACTCGCGACCGGCACCTGACCCGGGCCCTGCGCCACTGCGCCGACGGAGATCCCGACTTCCCGGCCGCCGCCCTCGTCCTGGCCCTCACCACCCATCCCGATCCGGTCCTGGACGCCTTCCGTGCCCGCCTGCTCGGTGCTCCGGACGCCGACGAGACGCTCCACACGCTCGCCGACGTCATCACTCCGGCACTCGCCCGCCGGATCGCCCTCCTGGTCCGGGAGACCGTCGTCCTGCGCCCCGGCAGCGCCGAGCACGTGGCCGCGTACGTCGGCCGGTGCCTCGACCGGGGCCCCACCGCCCGTTCCGCCCTGCTGCCCCTCGTCTCCGGCCTCCTCGACGCGGCCCCCGTCCCGGTCCGCACGGCCCTCGCCACCGTGCTCGGCGCCTCCGGCACCCCGGCCTCCCACCCCCTGCGCCGCGAACTGCTGGACCTCCTGCTCGCCCGCGAGGAAGATCCGGCCGTGCTGCTCACGGTGCTGCGCACGGCCGCCCGGGACGCGGGCGCAGGCCACGGCGCGGATGCGACGTCCGCGGCCGCGGCCGCGGACGTCGGTGGGGGGTGTGGTCCGCACGGCGGCGGGGAGGACGGCAACGGGGGCCTCGGCGGGGACACCGGCGAGGGCGTCGGCCGGGGTGGCGACGAGCAGCGCGGCGGGCAGGGAACCGGGCAGGGCACCGGTCAGGACTGCGGGCAGGGTTCCGGGCAGGACCGCGCGCAGGACCACGCGCAGGACTGTGGAGTGCGGGGCACGCTCCGGGACGACGAGGTCCGCGGGCTCGTCCACCGCACCGGCCTCCTCCTCGTCCGCACCCCCGAGGGCGCCACCCGGTTCGACGCCGGTCTGGTCGACCTGGCCCGGCACGTGCCCGGCTTCGCCGCGCGGATGACCCGCTGGCTGGCCGACGCCCCGGACGACTGGGCCGCGGTCGTGGGCCCCAGCACCCGCCGCACGGTCGAGAACCTGGCGGGGGCACGGGTGCCGGCCTGA